A section of the Struthio camelus isolate bStrCam1 chromosome 18, bStrCam1.hap1, whole genome shotgun sequence genome encodes:
- the LOC104141692 gene encoding P2Y purinoceptor 1 has translation MATAAEAALAWASQPGNGSGVACPVNMAFAHHFLPTVYLVVIPLGLVGNGLGLWQLWTGLQRSPPSTLSLLVGNLGLADLLYVSTLPFLVSYYLQGRVWLFSKAWCRLTRGLFHLNLYASIGFLTCISVHRYLGIVHPMKMRGRCQSLTSSMWLSLMVWVWVITQVAPDFAFSKMDYTGMRCHDTTDHKSLGIYLPYTAAITVTGFVIPFLIIIGCYGHVVVVLCRNDTVDSSLRRRSIKLVIVVMVLFSLCFLPYHIFRNLNLLSRSWQLQGSCTQTLKNIYISYQVTRGLASLNSALNPLLYIMTSEDRVSRVKTLQQRASQSLRSLFRSEARHRTDEKKINIILSEREFSDKP, from the coding sequence ATGGCCACGGCTGCGGAGGCTGCCCTGGCCTGGGCTTCGCAGCCGGGCAACGGCAGCGGGGTAGCGTGCCCCGTGAACATGGCCTTCGCCCACCACTTCTTGCCCACCGTCTATCTGGTGGTGATCcccctggggctggtggggaaCGGGCTGGGCCTGTGGCAGCTGTGGACTGGGCTCCAGCGGAGCCCGCCCAGCACCCTGAGCCTGCTGGTGGGCAACCTGGGCCTGGCCGACCTGCTGTACGTCAGCACGCTGCCCTTCCTGGTGAGCTACTATCTGCAGGGCAGAGTGTGGCTCTTCAGCAAGGCCTGGTGTCGGCTCACCCGGGGACTCTTCCACCTCAACCTCTATGCCAGCATCGGCTTCCTCACCTGCATCAGCGTCCACCGGTACCTGGGCATCGTGCACCCGATGAAGATGCGGGGCAGGTGCCAGTCTCTGACCTCTTCCATGTGGCTCAGCTTGATGGTCTGGGTGTGGGTCATCACGCAGGTAGCTCCTGATTTCGCCTTCAGCAAAATGGACTACACAGGGATGCGGTGCCACGACACAACGGACCACAAGAGCCTGGGCATTTATTTGCCATACACCGCAGCCATCACCGTGACTGGCTTTGTCATCCCCTTCCTCATCATCATCGGATGCTATGGCCATGTggttgtggtgctctgcaggaacgACACTGTGGACTCCAGCCTACGGAGAAGAAGCATCAAACTGGTGATTGTCGTGATGGTCCTCTTCTCGCTCTGCTTCCTGCCCTATCACATATTCAGAAACCTCAACTTGTTGTCTCGAAGCTGGCAACTGCAAGGGTCCTGCACACAGACTTTAAAGAACATTTACATTTCCTACCAGGTGACCCGGGGCCTGGCCAGCTTGAACAGTGCCTTGAACCCCCTGCTCTACATAATGACCAGTGAAGACCGCGTGTCACGCGTGAAGACTCTCCAGCAAAGGGCCAGCCAGTCTCTGCGCTCTCTCTTCAGGAGTGAAGCCAGGCACCGGacagatgagaagaaaatcaACATCATTCTCTCTGAGCGGGAGTTTTCTGACAAGCCCTGA
- the CCN5 gene encoding CCN family member 5 isoform X1 — MRLQLEKQLLFFSLLCTLSKVCAQLCQRPCYCPWAPPRCPRGSPLVLDGCGCCKICARRLGEPCDFLAVCDPSQGLVCDYSAAGTAGTCNFEDDEEGCEVNGRVYRDGEVFQPSCKLQCRCQDGGITCVPLCQEDVRLPTPDCPYPRRVEVPGKCCQEWICETRERPLLQDAMAAPRAPGLASPALPYPCEEWGTEWSACSATCGMGFSTRVSNQNRYCRLETQRRLCMVRPCQAPPGASLVTQGATQPALPRCHSSQMQHSHLCATICSAFPEGKTRSLVAMPTPFAAWSQRLVPAKSLTQAPGTVVSVEMEDMSPGKLGKN, encoded by the exons ATGAGACTCCAGCTGGAGAAgcagcttctcttcttctcccttctctgcaCCCTTTCCAAG GTgtgtgcccagctgtgccagaggccctgCTActgcccctgggcccccccccgctgcccccgcgggtCCCCCCTCGTCCTGgacggctgcggctgctgcaagATCTGCGCACGGCGCCTGGGCGAGCCCTGCGACTTCCTCGCCGTGTGCGACCCGAGCCAGGGCCTCGTCTGCGACTACAGCGCCGCGGGCACGGCGGGAACCTGCAACT TTGAAGACGATGAGGAGGGCTGTGAAGTGAATGGCCGGGTCTATCGAGACGGGGAGGTTTTCCAGCCCAGCTGCAAGCTCCAGTGCCGCTGCCAGGATGGAGGCATCACCTGTGTCCCGCTGTGCCAGGAGGACGTCCGCCTGCCCACCCCGGACTGCCCCTACCCGCGTCGTGTGGAGGTCCCAGGGAAGTGCTGCCAGGAGTGGATCTGCGAGACCCGGGAGCGGCCGCTGCTCCAGGATGCCATGGCAG CGCCCAGGGCCCCGGGGCTGGCATCCCCAGCCCTACCCTACCCCTGTGAGGAGTGGGGCACAGAGTGGAGTGCTTGCTCGGCCACCTGTGGCATGGGCTTCTCCACTCGTGTGTCCAACCAGAACCGCTACTGCCGGCTGGAGACGCAGAGACGGCTGTGCATGGTCAGGCCCTGCCAGGCTCCGCCAGGAGCATCCCTTGTG ACCCAGGGAGCCACCCAGCCAGCCCTTCCACGGTGCCACAGCTCACAGATGCAGCActcccatctctgtgccaccatctgctctgcctttccagaggGGAAGACGAGGTCGCTTGTAGCCATGCCCACCCCGTTCGCAGCCTGGAGCCAACGCCTCGTCCCAGCAAAGAGTCTGACGCAAgcccctggcactgtggtttcggTGGAGATGGAGGACATGTCCCCTGGGAAACTAGGGAAGAACTGA
- the CCN5 gene encoding CCN family member 5 isoform X2 — protein MRLQLEKQLLFFSLLCTLSKVCAQLCQRPCYCPWAPPRCPRGSPLVLDGCGCCKICARRLGEPCDFLAVCDPSQGLVCDYSAAGTAGTCNFEDDEEGCEVNGRVYRDGEVFQPSCKLQCRCQDGGITCVPLCQEDVRLPTPDCPYPRRVEVPGKCCQEWICETRERPLLQDAMAAPRAPGLASPALPYPCEEWGTEWSACSATCGMGFSTRVSNQNRYCRLETQRRLCMVRPCQAPPGASLVRGRRGRL, from the exons ATGAGACTCCAGCTGGAGAAgcagcttctcttcttctcccttctctgcaCCCTTTCCAAG GTgtgtgcccagctgtgccagaggccctgCTActgcccctgggcccccccccgctgcccccgcgggtCCCCCCTCGTCCTGgacggctgcggctgctgcaagATCTGCGCACGGCGCCTGGGCGAGCCCTGCGACTTCCTCGCCGTGTGCGACCCGAGCCAGGGCCTCGTCTGCGACTACAGCGCCGCGGGCACGGCGGGAACCTGCAACT TTGAAGACGATGAGGAGGGCTGTGAAGTGAATGGCCGGGTCTATCGAGACGGGGAGGTTTTCCAGCCCAGCTGCAAGCTCCAGTGCCGCTGCCAGGATGGAGGCATCACCTGTGTCCCGCTGTGCCAGGAGGACGTCCGCCTGCCCACCCCGGACTGCCCCTACCCGCGTCGTGTGGAGGTCCCAGGGAAGTGCTGCCAGGAGTGGATCTGCGAGACCCGGGAGCGGCCGCTGCTCCAGGATGCCATGGCAG CGCCCAGGGCCCCGGGGCTGGCATCCCCAGCCCTACCCTACCCCTGTGAGGAGTGGGGCACAGAGTGGAGTGCTTGCTCGGCCACCTGTGGCATGGGCTTCTCCACTCGTGTGTCCAACCAGAACCGCTACTGCCGGCTGGAGACGCAGAGACGGCTGTGCATGGTCAGGCCCTGCCAGGCTCCGCCAGGAGCATCCCTTGTG aggGGAAGACGAGGTCGCTTGTAG